A single Dasypus novemcinctus isolate mDasNov1 chromosome 4, mDasNov1.1.hap2, whole genome shotgun sequence DNA region contains:
- the B3GALNT1 gene encoding UDP-GalNAc:beta-1,3-N-acetylgalactosaminyltransferase 1: MALALLLALWSRMSLRSLKWSLLLLSLLSFLVMWYLSLPHYNVIERVNWMYFYEYEPIYRQDFRFTLREHSNCSHQNPFLVILVTSHPSDVKARQAVRVTWGEKKSWWGYEVLTFFLLGQQAKKEDKMLALSLEDEHLLYGDIIRQDFLDTYNNLTLKTIMAFRWVTEFCPNAKYIMKTDTDVFINTGNLVKYLLNLNHSEKFFTGYPLIDNYSYRGFYQKTHISFQEYPFKVFPPYCSGLGYIMSRDLVPRIYEMMGHVKPIKFEDVYVGICLNLLKVDIHIPEDTNLFFLYRIHLDVCQLRRVIAAHGFSSKEIIAFWQVMLRNTTCHY, translated from the coding sequence ATGGCCCTGGCTCTCTTGCTTGCCCTTTGGAGTAGGATGTCACTGAGATCCCTCAAATGGAGCCTCCTGCTGTTGTCACTCTTGAGTTTCCTCGTGATGTGGTACCTCAGTCTACCCCACTACAATGTGATAGAACGTGTAAACTGGATGTACTTCTATGAGTATGAGCCCATTTACAGACAGGACTTCCGCTTCACACTTCGAGAGCATTCAAACTGCTCTCACCAAAACCCATTTCTGGTCATTCTGGTGACCTCACATCCCTCAGATGTGAAAGCCAGACAGGCCGTAAGAGTCACTTGGGGTGAAAAAAAGTCTTGGTGGGGATATGAggttcttactttttttttattaggccAACAGGctaaaaaggaagacaaaatgtTAGCATTGTCCTTAGAGGATGAGCACCTACTTTATGGCGACATAATACGTCAAGATTTTTTAGACACATATAACAACCTGACCTTGAAAACAATTATGGCATTCAGGTGGGTAACTGAGTTTTGCCCCAATGCCAAATATATCATGAAAACAGATACTGATGTTTTCATCAATACCGGCAATTTGGTGAAGTATCTTTTGAATTTAAACCATTCAGAGAAATTTTTCACAGGTTATCCTCTAATAGATAATTATTCATATAGAGGGTTTTACCAAAAAACCCATATTTCATTCCAGGAATATCCTTTCAAGGTGTTTCCTCCCTACTGCAGTGGGTTGGGTTATATAATGTCCAGAGACTTAGTGCCGAGGATCTATGAAATGATGGGTCATGTAAAACCCATTAAATTTGAAGATGTATATGTTGGGATCTGCTTGAATTTATTAAAAGTGGACATTCATATTCCAGAAGACACaaaccttttctttttatataggATCCATTTGGATGTCTGTCAACTCAGACGTGTGATTGCAGCCCATGGCTTTTCTTCCAAGGAAATTATCGCATTTTGGCAAGTTATGCTAAGGAACACCACATGTCATTATTAA